DNA sequence from the Juglans microcarpa x Juglans regia isolate MS1-56 chromosome 5S, Jm3101_v1.0, whole genome shotgun sequence genome:
GTTTTACTTTGTCACTGAAACTTGGACgaaattttccttccaaaatccGTGTGAAAAGTTTTTTAAGCCCAGATGGCCATTGACCTTGTATGAAGTGATTTAGATCACTGTATCGTAGCTTTTTTCAGTTCTTAACGCCCAAGATTTCAAAGTGCAAATATTATGCTTGAACGTGGATCTTTCTAGTTAAGACAAAGATCTTAAGCAACCCTAGTGTATGTTGCAGTTGTTTGATGAATTAGTAATCTTGAATACAATAATCATGAATCTGATCAACTTTGACTTGTACTGAAGGGCCGCCGGAGCAAAGAGTTACAGTGTCATCCAGAGGTCGAAAAGGATGAGGTGGCTTCTTATGGCCCATTGGTGCAGACATCAAAGAACTCAGTGGATTTACGTGGTATGCGAGTGGAAGAAGCTTCTTACCACCTTGACATGGCCATCTCTGTAAGCGGGCCGTATTCAGTTCTCTTTGTAGTTCATGGGATGGGCACTGGTGCTGTTAAGGAGCGTGCACTCGAGATATTAAACAACCATCCTCGCGTAGCCAAGTTTGCACAGGAAAGTCCACTGAATTATGGTTGTACAGTTGCATATATCAAGTAAAATCTCGATTGTTTGGTCCAATGAACTATCATACAAAatccagtttttatttttatacatacaCGTGCTAAAATGCCAATAGATTTACAATAGAAATCTGGTTCATTGAGCTAAAATACCCTCATCACCtctaggactgttcatccgggctgAGTTTTTCTGGCCCGGTTTGAAACCTGGATTGCAAAATTCTAAATCCGGCCCAGCCCGGAATCTGGGTTGCAAAATTCGGGTGCATCGGTCCGGATACCGGGTTTTAAACCCGAaacacagtttttttttttcttttttcgtttctTTGGGCCACAATTTCTGGTATTTGCGAGCAAGAGTACTGTGTTACCATGCGTGTACGTAGTGCTTGTCTGGGCAACATTATCTGTCCAGATAAGTCATAATAACTGTAACACACGTCGAAATCATCCTCTGTCAATTATTATTTTCCGCGAGATGTGTCCTCCAGAAATCTCGGGTCCCACAAGATCACAACTCAAACGGTTCGGATAAGGAGTTTAAGAGGTGATCCCACGTCGATCATCCGAGGGTCGGGACTTCAATTTTGATCATCCGAGGGTCGGGACTTCAACTTACATTCACAAAAGATATATGGGataaaagttgtatgcttttttgtttgtttgttatgGGCAGCAGGGGACCAAGCAAGCCTGTATCAGAGCCTATCATAGAGCAAAGAGGAGAAGGCCTCTGAGGTTTAGAGACGGAAGGTTGATTCTTCTTTTTGAGGCCAGTTCATTGGGCACTTCCTtcagtatctctctctctctctctctctctagaattCACAAGCCCCCCGATCTTTCATAGAACTCCACTGGCAGCAAATTCTTTACGGAAGATTTCGTCTTTCTATAATATTTGTTAGGGTACTTCTTTTTACTGTAAATTGAAAGTGTGGAAATGGGTAGTGGAGATATTTGGGTGTAATTGATTTGTTGAAGTCAAGTCGTTTGTATatctttttgtgatttatgGTCTGTTTGGCTTgtggaaaaatgaaggaaaatagaagaaaactgAAATTGATTGAAATATCGGTGTTTGATTCATTCCTTTTTTTAGCTTCTCTATGCAACTAGCCAGACTTCAATACATATTCCAAATGGGTTTGTCTAAACAAAAATTGGGTTAAACCTGGAatccggatgaacagtcctaagaTTCACCACCACTACGATTGACACTGTAGTactaggactgttcatccgggttccggcccgggAACCCGGTAGACTCGAACCGAAACTCGAGTTTTAAAACCAGACCAGAACCTGGGCCGGGTTAGCCCAGGTCAAACTAAGGCCGGAACCCAGATTGAAACCGGTTTTTAAAAACCCGAAACCTGGGTTCCAggttagattattattattttttttaaaatcaaagcctacatgttatgaatattttttcataaaaaaaatattgatgcaacattcaaattctatttatttaattttttaaatcaaagccACATAGATaagagagttaaaaaaaaaacataaaatggatGATTTATTGGacataatatgcatttttcttttgagtttctgtCCATTTAGTTGCtaaaaatgaataagaaaaaaatgaaacatcaaacattcaaaccaaaaaaaagaaaaaaaaaagggggtacCGGGTGTACCCGAGCTTTTCTATGCGGGTACCGGCTCGTAACTGAGTATTAAGAAGgtagtaactctatcactacTCCGATGGAAATAGGAGACCAGTTGAGTTTAAGCTTTTGAATATGAGCTTCAAAGTACTAAGTGGGGCTGCTTGAGTCCATAATTTACGAATATGGGCTCGAATGGTATTTTGGGTTTGGGCTAAGATATGGGCCTCAGTTCATCATTGTGTGCTACAGTACGAGCCCAACCGATCTGCTCTGTCCTAGAACCtatagaaaagaagaagaattccttcattttttttttcccaaagaaATTGATGTTTTATGGTTTATTGGAGaaatattagatttataaagcaaatcacaaaaaattactTTACAAGCGAATAAATAGTGTTTGAAAtgattctaaatttatttttattataaaataaatttaaacatatgacatataagtttattattattattttgtaattctcTTTCCAAATCTagtatttcttcatttttgtagGAGATCCTTCTGTCCCCCactttatttttaaaggaaACGACTAAAAACTAAGataaataattatcaaataaaagataaaaaagtacCTAGCTACTACCCAGCACAAAGAATCAAAATGatctctataaaataagatttatccACTTTTGCTTGACTCCTGCAAGAGCCGTCTTAAGCATGggtaataattataaattagtgaTCCATCtgtaataataaattatcaataaaatagagATGCGGTTTAGTGGTTTAATGTGAtctatcttataaaattatttttattataaagtaaatttaacgaCTTATATTGAATCACGTCAAtgtataaatttttgaaatttgtgtATAGACCTAATATTTCTCTAAGTAATATATCTAACAACAAAATGAAGACATTTTTCTTcaagttgcttcacattaaTGTACCTAACTGATAACctacagggaaaaaaaaaaaaaaaaaaaaacgattgaTTGAGCTTAAGGATATGTGATATTTTATTCCGTTTTCATTTTCCACGAGAGAATTGAAACAGATCCAAGGCCATAATACAAATGAACATCTGTTTATTAATTCAGCTTAGATATACCCTAATTAACATGGCCTCCTAACTTTGTTCTGTTTGTTTCCCATCATGTATTGTGCAAGGTAATCCATCAACTTTATTTCTAGTGCTTTGAACTGTGCTATTTGCATCTGCAGTTCCAACTTCTCTCTCTTTAAGACCTCGTTCTCCTTGAGGAGTTGCAGACGATTGCTTTCCTCCATGGCTGTCATCTTGCTCTCTTCAGAAGCCTTCAGGTACGCTGGAAAGACACTTGGCTCGCACTTCTTCCTGGTGATCTCCACCAGCATATGCCTACACCCCTTCTGGAACTTCTCGTGCTTGAATTCCCATATTTTGGAGCATGTCTTCTTGAATCCCTGCGTTTTGGTATGAAAAGGTTTAGCAAAGAATTGCGGCCAATACCCAAAAATGTATAGATCACACAATACATAGATTCCATTGTGTAATAGAgttcatgtacgtacgtacagaGTCCCacacgctagctagctagctaggaataTTCAGAGAATTAAGATTTGTCGTGTGAACTCAATCTCCGGCCTTTCTCCCTTTTCCTGGTCAGCCTGATTATTTTGACTCGTTTAAAAATATCACATTAAACTTTTTTGACTCTTTTGATTGGGTCGAACATGATATGATTCGGTACAACATCATCGGCTTTCAGTACCCTATCTAGATtgctttgaaaaatgaaaaaaactggGCACAATAGATATATCAAACATCTGAGCTCATGATTTAAATGCTACTACATATGAATACGGGTACGTAGAACTGCATGCGACTTTGCTACCTAGATTCCAcatagaaattaattaaggagGTGCATGGCTAATTTACTCTTGACATGGAAGATCAGGATTAATTACAGTATTCATCATGTTCTTGGATTTCAAAGCATGACATGAGGCATAGACTACAGATGAGAGTACAGGTACAGTTAGCTTACATAGGTATTCAGCTGGCGAATGAAGCTAGAAAAATTgttgtgtttgaaatatttagGCAGTACGAGCTCCGAGAACTCGGCCGGAGACCATACTACAAACCCAGTTCCCTCCGCATTCCACGACACAGTTCTCAGCTTTCCacgatcatcatcatcttctcctTCTAACAAATCATAAGTCTTTGACAAGAATGGAGGAGGGCACCTTGCCCTCGGAGACTGGCTTGAAGTGGTAGCACTCTTGCTGGTTCCCTGCTCCAGCTCCAACACTTCTCTTGCCATGCTTTTAATAAGCTAATTTATTCATGGAGTACCCAACTGTTCCTCTTTTCTGACCTTCTTCCTTATATATCACTCTCGTAGGAAAGTAATAGCTAGCCAGTGCCGTGAAGAAACTTTTcttgtccttttttttaaacaaaatctccCCTTCTttatttatagtgtatttatGCAACTTTctcaaaaagcaaaaagagataTAAATATTCTAGCAACCGTTTTGAACTTTTGAAATCTTACCAAAATGATTGGATTATGGCTGATAATGTTAATTGGCAAAAGCAACGAATAGTACCATGCAAGTTTCATGTGCTCGGCTTTGGGGCAGTGACAAGTGGCATTTTAGGAGTAATTAGCTGCACATCACAAACCAcactctatatatatgagaaatgatttgtataaattttaaatagataaattttatacaaatctttataaaaaagtagacctcatattaaaaaagtgtaaaaattattttttattagtgagatcaacttttttataaagggctTGTATGAGGTTTGTACCTAGTattcctctatatatatatgtgtgagtTTTGCTGCTCATTATTCTCACACATTATTAGGGCTGTAAAGAATTCGGTCCAGATCGAAAAATCGATCTGACTGAATTCTGGACCAGTCAGTCTCAATCCCAAAATATGTGAACCGATGAAATTCGATCCGATCTGGAGGTATAGAAATTTTGAACCAGACAGGAACAAATGAGACcaaactcctatatatatatttttaaaataattttaataatttgagtggcttatttttatttttcttggataaGGAATATATATTTCGAGCTTTGcctgaatttaaaaataatattcggtCCGAtatttggtaagattattaaacaaatatatagtaaatttaaataaattaattaactatataaattaatttaaatttataaaaaaatataattttatgtgatttgttaaatattataatttaatatatcacgttaaattatgttaatttataaaattatttttatataattactttactAGTTAAATATTTCTCTGACTAATTAAAGGAGAACTACTTTGAATATTGTTATCTACCCTCCTATCTCACCGACACAGTCGACGAAAAATAGGTAAATCAAAGCCAGTAGGGCCGCCAACTCTGACCCAAACGAAGCAGAAGAACTCTTGACTCAGTTTTTGGAAGTCACCTCGATCGCAAAATCTGATCTCTCATCTCCTCTCATGTCTCTGCCGATGCTAATGACACCATGAAACAACAGCAATGCTCCTGGTGATGTTGATTAGTGAGCATCGCTTCCTTAATTAGTATCCTATCCATTTCTTCCTAATTAGGCTCCGATCGAGAGAGGGTAATACGTtatgagttttgttataaaTCAACAACTGTTCACATCACACACTCCACAcgcataaatttattttttatttttatatgatgtgtGGGTGTTTTTTATAGTGTGTGATGTGACgtagtgaatagtgactaattagaagaatttttcataatttattaatcTAGTGGTAACTATAAGCTATttacatctataaaaaaattacttattagctattagttatttctctttcaaaatgattatttcttattaaaataaatttattattatcacaaataattatttttatcttaaataatttatcataaatattcatttttcttataatcacATGCGTACTCGTAAGCATATACATAATAGAAATGTCTTTTTCatgctattatattaataataatagtaatactaGGAGAAAGCTGATCAAATGAACGTAGGATGTGATATATTTAATGCTTGTAGGGTCAGTGCTCAAGGTCATTTTATATTGATGGTCTTATTCAGTATACTGTcctaaaaaagagagaagaagagtaGAATCAGCTGGAGACGTCCAGAGTTGTTGGCCAACTCGATTTGACTGTTCATGTGGTTAGGTCATATTATGTTAAATTAGGGAAAATCCAAGTAAGGTCGTATGGAAATTCCATGTTAGCCATATTATGTTAAATTTGtcttttttacatgtattttatacacttttaattattttaaaaaaaaataaaaaaatcacaatattattaaaaaatattttcttaatcactaagtaaaaagaaaaattaaaaaataaaataaaaatttcagcAATAACACTGAGATGCAAGAACCAATGGtgagaatatcatttttcttaatttttaaggCGGCACTATAGCTACCGCTGGTTCCCGCTagttattttggtattttttttagctttttttttacatgtattttcttaacaattttaaatatatttttttaaaaattcacactattattaaaaaaagcacttccttaatcacgaggtaaaaaaaaacatgctaGCAGTAGCTCCTAGCAGGAGTTAAGAGCGGTGAGACTAGTATTAtccataaatttatatattggtATGGTTTATATGATATCATCTAGTAGTTTTACAATCGTACTATAttaagtcacatcaatttatgaatttaattttataaaatcttttttgtgacaaaaAGTAAGTGTTAGTGCACACAAATGTTTGTGCACACAAATGTTTATGCACACAACAGCACTCATGGtatattattctattttcttcatattcttctttttttcattttaaatgcTTAAGCCGAAAAGTTTTGCACGTAATTAGTTCTTCTTCAACGTCGATATATCATACTAGTctacagaatatatatatatatatatacacacacactactactactactactattcactacaacagaaaggatcttttgggatgaaaattttcgtcctaaaaaaatttttgggacgaaaaaaattcgtcccaaagtcgttccaatatcactgtgccaaaaggtattttgggacgaaattgaaggaaaccgttcgaacacgttcgaacgaaaattttttttgtcacgatTTAAATTCATCCTAGAAAatggttcgaacggaaaaaattttaagttcgaacagtagtgacgtgtttgaatgatttcgaaatatgttcgaacacacatgaattcgttcgaacgttatgaattgtctttgtgttcgaacgttaaatggtcaggtcgaacggtatatgggttcgaacggtataggctatgttagaacacgactgaaattatttacgttcgaacgttgtgtgatcgttcgaactctacgaacataaatttcgttcgaacattacgtttacgttcgaacgctattgtcgttacatagagttcgaacgttttacgttcgttcgaacgatatctctttaatttaaatcaataatagaaaaccaaatagacattcatactatttgaaaaaatacattagaaactgtttaacactcacaaaagtgttaaaataagcgcaaactaaataaataacagtcgagacgggcattgttcgtacataaatagataatcccaaaatccatcagttgcttagaggcctgtactgttgcataagctgctgcatttggagttgcatctgtcttctgaactcttcttgttgttcttcatgttgtttgaggcgcatctccatatctgcttgttttgctaATTGAGcatctaactcatgctgtcttgcagtcaattcttcgattctggaattcgcattctctagcgctatagaagtcatagatgcattcccagaagaagaggaagagggaccaggctttacacaacgacccaaaccctcaaatatcctgaacgttgacccaggacttgtgtaaaaatctcaatatcacttgttgaggaattttgatctgacgcagattcagcacgtagggcaatcattttatcctaacCATATAtgagataaagaattaatatcgtcataaatgttctaatatatttaattaaaacatgttataaaacttatataattttcatgggcatcaggatgagtccactctccattacgatcagtgtgcgatgcagcatataattttgtcagatcataattagtatctgaatcttgctacaataaatgtattaagatataaagtcattatgattcatccaaataattaactatatccaataaaaaaaatagcaataccaatttcttcgaaaggcgatggaaagatcttgagcctgcatgatgattaatcttcaattttgatctatttgttttgtttatagaacttcgctcctgcaaataaattgaaaatatgatgaagcgaaatgccagataggacaagtaaaataattaaatttcattatacctgatatgatggatcctcaaacatgttacaaagtttttcccactcagaaggtcggatatcctggaaaggatgttggcgtgcatcttccttcttctcaaacttattataatactcataacacctcgccttatatttacggaatgcattacccataagctcttccacagtcttacgctcctctctccgaccaaaatttaattcaaaatcatccttaaaaaaatagtcacaaacacattatcatttataatattctaaatttaagtaaaatatagaaatttattctactaaatcaatgttttaaacattaccaaacaacgcttcttgataagctctttaacatcttggggactttcttccatgaagtcgttgccaaaggtgcgtaagttcgtgtaagagcacccacatgtgatgcaagccaagctgctggttgtccttcgcccccagtatgttcgtcaggaatgttaaccttgatcttacccaccttccgatatttttccaacgtcacccctctagtggtgcctcgaccttgacgagattgtattgtagattttataaaatataacattgtaatcaatttcatttatatctctattataggaccttaattaataacttttatgagtattagatttttaccttgttctgtaaaatcaatctctaatggtgacaatgaaggagagctaggaataggtggagatgggttgcgaacttccttcctttttggcggcataatttcaaactactgatacattcaataagtaaaatatttgtcatcaagtgtaatgttaacacataattggtcaatcagaatctgtatcagtttcatttgacaattcgctctcatcatctgtagatacttcagatgattcaacattttcctcaactgtcgcatcaacaatttcagcctcaatatcttctctatttaatggaatcatctcatactggctcaaatccacaaacaaatttaaggcgggttgactctcttggtatgcttcttgagtagaagagtcatcttcttcttcatcttgtccttccgcctgagggataacatcatatatatttcttggagaatatttttgaactactcgccattgatttcctaacttcgggtcatctaagtagaatacttgagatgcttgagaagccaacaatctctggttgtacatcttcatcgatctcttcttcttcatgtggagcttcaaatgaagttggatatggttcaccgtgtaagacccaatcagtataacctttatcaatacctttgacaaacagatgctctctcaccaagtctatcttatgagaacgcaaattcctgcattctctgcatggacatctgatacgcccatcactatcacatgtacccaatgcaaactccaagaattttttaacaccttcagcatatacattgtaattctgacccaatcgatcgctaactctcatccaactcttatccatgcctaactatattcattacaaacaatattgtaatgcatcagcaaacaactatgtatcatgtaccaattaatgagtatgccacttttcaccgggtagttggtcctatcccgttcggtattgtaagatcatagtcaccaacctatgatctattatctgtcacgtctaacaaaatttcggcagcatctccccatagttctccaaatatgctcgtttggttgtgtgcactgacgattaacacgtcgttgcaccatcaccgaaactgcatatccagagaacaatggatgaatctaccaaaatcataatgttggacgacaacagatatagttctatagtttgcgagaatgatcttacaatcccaaactgtccactctggacaattcaagagttatcaatcaagcattcatccggattgataattctcgaacggatctaaggtttattttgatgaacaaacaatgcaaaatatgctaatatatgtcaaacaataacaacatattatttatacaacaatacaacaaaaacttaattagtaggtattattaaatcttaactatttatattttaatttaaagatttagtagtattttaatttgaatattaattttattaatttatatttaagtatttaagtattattaaatcttaattatttatattttaatttaaagatttagaagtattttaatttgaatattaattttatttatttagaattaacaatattaaatggtagttggtcctaattatttgtgatttagtagtacatataatttataactataccaaacctaacgtattctgtatacgttattgatgtaatatcattatccgttcgaactatgagaacttatgttcgaacaaaattaatacgttcgaacagtaatcCGAACCCGTTtgaacgtattcattccagattccagtcgccttcaacaacgccgaaaactccattaatcccaaactctaacaaacacaaacaacaatctcaaagcatacaactttctaacattgcaaaatataaagttcaaaccatacatttctattttaaaagaaatacctgaatttttgaagatgaaaaggaaataatccgagaataatccgagaataatcacaaactatcctacaagtaataatccgagaataatggagtgagatgaacaatttttttgagcttaagggctagtttgagaaagaatacctctgatatgcgaaggggtaatcttcgggcgaccacacggagcgacagcaggaggagagaaacagaattgtgaggttctatcgtgtttttgaagaacatttcatgttcgaacggttatttactaactgttcgaacgtgaaaatattaagcgggagaaaattccctcataattttcacgttcgaacgttaacatatgtgttcgaacgttattgatttattaccgctcgaaaattaacagttcgaactttaatttttaactgttcaaacggtattgtaaatgtttatttagatttttttttcattacaccttttgaataaaagaacaacattaatatatatagacatattagatgatactatagtttaattggcgggatattttcccaccactgcaataatccgttcgaactataacaaattacgttcgaacggtaattcagctgtcttgtttttggcgggatgttttcccgccatttgccttgtccgttcgaatgtttttttacgttcaaacgttaacatatgtgttcgaacggtttacgagtaccgttcgaacacatatcctttatgtttaaatataacttttttcatcattaaatgaaaagtactataacatcatatgtattagttatatatactatcatatataatgtaatatatactatcatatatatagtaatctatactaaatatatagtatatatatatagtaatatatattatcatatatgtagtgacctatactatcatatatattattaagatcatatgtattagtaatatatactcacatatatatagcctcaaatatactaaggtcacataataaagtgtagagaaatttataagatgatagtatattagtaagctatactctatatatatatatgttgtataatgtcatatataactttagtaggtaaagtataatggaatatataatatgacatatattagttaagtataaactcataccatatagcactacatgctattatgtggtactatatacatattaatatctcatatataacactttgatagtaaagtattatgatatattactattatactataaaaaaatattttataagttattatgctttcatttaa
Encoded proteins:
- the LOC121266812 gene encoding heat stress transcription factor B-2a-like produces the protein MAREVLELEQGTSKSATTSSQSPRARCPPPFLSKTYDLLEGEDDDDRGKLRTVSWNAEGTGFVVWSPAEFSELVLPKYFKHNNFSSFIRQLNTYGFKKTCSKIWEFKHEKFQKGCRHMLVEITRKKCEPSVFPAYLKASEESKMTAMEESNRLQLLKENEVLKREKLELQMQIAQFKALEIKLMDYLAQYMMGNKQNKVRRPC